Proteins from a single region of Dyadobacter fanqingshengii:
- a CDS encoding MFS transporter has translation MVNKTKNYRWLIVVLLFTATTINYLDRQIIGLLKPILEKEFVWTETDFARIVMAFTAAYALGLLLFGWLIDKIGTKKGYSITIVFWSIAGMLHAVARSAFGFGVARVGLGLGEAGNYPAAVKTVAEWFPKKERALATGLFNAGTSVGVVVALLLVPWILSHYGWQEVFWITGALGFVWLVFWLIYYDIPAQQKRLSAEELHYIVSGQDPDEHGAEKQPVQWIKLFTFPQTWAYITGKGLIDPIYWFFLFWLPSYFASTFNLDLKKPSLELMLIYTATTIGSIGGGYLSSWLIKKGWPTLKARKAVLLAFAILELSVILIQFAGDVWIAVGLISFAVALHQAWATNVFTLPSDLFPKQAVSSVVGIGGMAGAVGGILFPILIGSLLDSYKAAGNLEGGYNIIFTICGCTYLIAWLIIHLLTKTAKIVELDELR, from the coding sequence ATGGTGAACAAAACCAAGAATTACCGCTGGCTCATCGTCGTACTGCTTTTCACGGCCACTACCATCAATTATCTCGACCGACAGATCATTGGTCTGCTTAAACCTATTCTTGAAAAGGAATTTGTGTGGACAGAAACTGACTTTGCACGCATTGTGATGGCTTTTACCGCTGCATATGCACTGGGTTTGTTGCTGTTCGGCTGGCTGATTGACAAAATTGGGACAAAAAAGGGTTATTCGATTACCATTGTTTTTTGGAGCATTGCGGGCATGCTGCACGCGGTGGCCAGAAGCGCATTTGGTTTTGGTGTCGCACGTGTAGGACTTGGTTTGGGCGAGGCAGGGAACTATCCGGCAGCGGTGAAGACGGTTGCGGAATGGTTTCCAAAGAAAGAGCGTGCATTGGCAACAGGTCTTTTCAATGCCGGAACGAGCGTAGGCGTAGTTGTGGCATTGTTGCTAGTTCCCTGGATATTAAGTCATTATGGCTGGCAGGAAGTGTTTTGGATTACGGGTGCATTGGGTTTTGTGTGGCTGGTTTTCTGGCTGATTTATTATGACATTCCCGCGCAGCAAAAGCGCCTCAGCGCAGAAGAACTGCATTACATTGTGAGCGGTCAGGACCCGGACGAACACGGCGCTGAGAAACAGCCTGTGCAATGGATCAAGCTCTTCACATTTCCGCAAACCTGGGCATACATCACCGGAAAAGGCCTTATTGACCCCATTTACTGGTTTTTTCTGTTTTGGTTGCCGTCCTATTTCGCCTCCACGTTTAACCTGGACCTCAAAAAACCAAGTCTGGAACTAATGTTGATATACACCGCAACCACAATCGGCAGCATCGGCGGCGGCTATTTATCTTCATGGCTCATCAAAAAAGGCTGGCCCACATTGAAAGCCAGAAAAGCCGTGCTCCTGGCTTTCGCCATACTGGAATTATCGGTAATCCTGATCCAATTCGCCGGCGACGTCTGGATCGCCGTGGGCCTTATCAGTTTCGCCGTAGCCTTACACCAGGCCTGGGCAACGAACGTTTTCACCTTACCATCCGACCTTTTTCCAAAGCAAGCAGTAAGTTCAGTTGTAGGGATCGGCGGCATGGCAGGAGCTGTCGGAGGGATTTTATTTCCAATCCTGATCGGCAGTCTGCTCGACAGTTACAAAGCTGCCGGAAATCTGGAAGGGGGCTATAACATCATCTTCACCATCTGCGGCTGCACTTATTTAATTGCCTGGCTGATTATACACTTGCTAACAAAAACTGCGAAAATTGTGGAGCTGGATGAGTTGCGGTAA
- a CDS encoding 2-dehydro-3-deoxygalactonokinase produces the protein MKRYLLCCDWGTTSFRLRLVNRADQELINEVSSQKGIGHTYNLWKQHEASEPERITFFKKQLKNQIDILSAKVGFSLDNIKILLSGMASSSIGMQEIPYAQLPFALDGSDVLIKHHEADETLPNDIMLFSGVRGSRDVMRGEETQLIGLAEMIHLSADIDTIFILPGTHSKHLYIKKGVLVDFKTYMTGEVFNVMSSYSILKDSVTVNSDKQFNALEWAAFDDGIAESEHSEILNALFTVRTRQLFDLLDKKQNAMYLSGILIGSELRQLKRETKWQLVLCCGQNLHALYHKAIETLQLSERTFTVPPEMVDNAASAGQIKIFEFQNLLLNKINL, from the coding sequence ATGAAACGATATCTCCTATGCTGCGACTGGGGCACAACGTCTTTCCGGTTACGGCTAGTTAATAGAGCGGATCAAGAATTGATCAACGAAGTGAGTTCGCAAAAGGGCATCGGCCACACCTACAACCTTTGGAAACAACATGAAGCAAGTGAACCAGAACGTATAACTTTCTTCAAAAAGCAGTTAAAAAATCAAATAGACATTTTATCAGCCAAGGTTGGTTTTAGCTTAGATAACATCAAAATCTTATTGTCGGGCATGGCCTCTTCCTCCATCGGCATGCAGGAAATTCCTTACGCGCAACTTCCTTTTGCATTGGATGGTAGTGATGTTTTGATAAAACATCATGAAGCGGATGAGACATTGCCCAACGACATTATGCTTTTTTCCGGCGTTCGCGGCAGCCGGGATGTGATGCGGGGAGAGGAAACGCAGCTGATCGGGTTGGCGGAAATGATTCATCTTTCGGCTGATATCGACACGATTTTCATTCTTCCGGGAACGCATTCCAAACATTTGTACATCAAAAAAGGCGTCCTGGTTGATTTCAAAACTTACATGACGGGTGAAGTCTTCAATGTTATGTCCAGTTACAGCATACTGAAAGACTCAGTTACAGTCAATTCCGATAAGCAGTTCAATGCTTTGGAATGGGCGGCATTTGACGATGGAATTGCGGAATCCGAACATTCCGAGATTTTAAATGCATTATTTACAGTAAGGACGAGGCAACTTTTTGATTTATTAGATAAAAAACAAAATGCAATGTATTTGAGCGGCATATTGATCGGCTCCGAACTACGGCAATTGAAGCGTGAAACAAAGTGGCAGCTTGTACTTTGCTGTGGCCAAAATCTCCATGCACTTTATCACAAAGCTATAGAAACACTGCAACTGAGTGAAAGGACCTTTACTGTGCCGCCCGAAATGGTTGATAATGCTGCCTCAGCCGGACAGATTAAAATATTCGAATTTCAGAATTTACTATTGAACAAAATAAACTTATGA
- a CDS encoding outer membrane protein assembly factor BamB family protein: MTRNAIKYLSVLLVIGLFCGMKLSRFTKPGKSSDPVEDWPAYGGNSGGSRYSALTQINKENVKNLQLAWSYDTGENKDQQQRGGDIQCQPIVINGIMYGTTPRLKVFAIEAATGKELWKFDPYADPNVRPRFHPVRGVVYWQDGNDKRILYTAGSTLYAINADNGQLVKDFGKNGEVDFHEGLGDKETYGYDVNNFNIRSTTPGVIYKNLLITGSSVSEGGDALPGHIRAFDVRTGKLAWVFRTIPLPGEYGYETWSKDSYKKLGGANCWAGMVIDEKRGTVFLGTGSPSVDFYGGARKGTNLFANCVIALDAATGKRRWHFQTVHHDLWDRDIPCPPNLITVKSNGKTVEAVAQATKDGLIFLFDRDTGKPLFDVKEIPAPTTNALPGEQPWPTQPVPVKPAPFANQTLTEADITNRTPEAHAYVLDRFTNSIKGKKNQPPTLDGSLLYGIGGGAEWGGAAADPNGIMYVNANNMLWWLKMRDAKEKTDGKALTKGNVLFNTNCAACHATDGKSAPATAGTQAYPSLKDIGKRMNRAQIGAILETGRGRMPSFQHIAKADREELVNFLLNMETKPAANDIHAVSDIQKNIADFPHAPPYINNGNVQFRDQDNYPAIKPPWGTLNAIDLNTGEYLWKVTLGEYPELTKQGIPPTGTENHGGPIVTAGGLLFIAATYDEKLRAFDTKTGKVVWEYKLPAGGFATPITYMVNGKQYIAIAAGGARYGLKAGGTYVAFALP; encoded by the coding sequence ATGACCCGAAACGCTATAAAATATCTGAGTGTTCTTTTGGTAATCGGTCTTTTTTGCGGAATGAAGCTTTCCAGGTTTACAAAGCCTGGAAAGTCTTCGGACCCCGTTGAAGATTGGCCGGCTTATGGTGGTAATAGTGGCGGAAGCCGCTATTCTGCGCTCACTCAGATTAATAAAGAGAATGTCAAAAACCTGCAACTTGCCTGGTCGTATGACACGGGTGAAAACAAGGATCAGCAGCAGCGCGGCGGGGATATTCAATGCCAGCCCATTGTTATCAATGGCATCATGTACGGCACAACGCCGCGTTTAAAAGTGTTCGCCATTGAGGCAGCAACCGGCAAAGAACTCTGGAAATTCGACCCTTACGCCGACCCGAATGTGCGGCCCAGATTTCATCCGGTGCGCGGCGTGGTTTACTGGCAGGACGGCAACGACAAACGTATTTTATACACAGCTGGCTCAACATTATATGCCATTAATGCGGATAATGGGCAGTTGGTAAAGGATTTTGGTAAAAATGGCGAAGTGGATTTTCACGAAGGGCTGGGCGATAAAGAGACTTACGGTTATGATGTTAATAATTTCAACATTCGCTCTACGACGCCCGGTGTTATCTATAAAAACTTACTCATCACCGGATCATCCGTTTCCGAGGGGGGCGATGCATTACCAGGCCACATTCGCGCATTTGATGTGCGCACAGGAAAGCTTGCCTGGGTTTTCAGGACCATTCCGCTGCCGGGTGAATACGGTTATGAAACCTGGTCAAAGGATTCTTACAAAAAGCTTGGCGGCGCCAATTGCTGGGCAGGGATGGTCATCGACGAAAAACGCGGGACGGTGTTTCTGGGAACAGGGTCGCCTTCCGTGGATTTTTATGGTGGGGCAAGAAAAGGGACCAATCTTTTTGCGAACTGCGTCATCGCACTGGATGCGGCAACGGGTAAGCGCAGATGGCATTTCCAAACCGTCCACCACGACCTCTGGGACCGCGACATTCCCTGTCCACCCAACCTCATCACTGTTAAAAGCAATGGTAAAACCGTCGAAGCTGTCGCCCAGGCAACCAAGGACGGCCTGATCTTCCTGTTCGACCGTGACACGGGCAAACCTTTATTTGATGTAAAAGAAATCCCTGCACCAACAACCAACGCATTACCGGGTGAGCAACCCTGGCCGACACAACCTGTTCCGGTCAAGCCAGCACCATTCGCAAACCAGACATTAACAGAAGCCGACATCACGAACCGCACACCCGAAGCACACGCTTACGTGCTCGACCGTTTCACAAACAGCATAAAGGGCAAGAAAAACCAGCCACCAACATTGGACGGAAGCCTGCTTTATGGCATAGGTGGCGGGGCAGAATGGGGCGGAGCCGCCGCCGATCCGAATGGGATCATGTATGTCAATGCCAACAATATGCTATGGTGGCTTAAAATGCGCGATGCCAAGGAGAAAACAGATGGGAAAGCACTAACAAAGGGCAATGTTTTATTCAATACAAACTGCGCCGCCTGCCACGCAACCGACGGCAAAAGCGCACCGGCAACCGCAGGAACGCAAGCGTATCCATCCTTAAAAGACATTGGAAAAAGAATGAACCGCGCGCAAATCGGTGCGATACTGGAAACCGGCCGCGGCAGAATGCCATCTTTCCAGCACATCGCCAAAGCCGATCGCGAAGAGCTGGTCAATTTCCTTTTAAATATGGAAACAAAACCCGCAGCCAACGACATTCACGCCGTTTCGGACATTCAAAAAAACATCGCAGATTTCCCGCATGCACCGCCATATATAAACAACGGCAACGTCCAGTTCCGCGACCAGGACAATTATCCGGCCATCAAACCACCGTGGGGGACATTAAATGCCATCGACCTCAACACAGGCGAATATCTATGGAAGGTAACATTGGGAGAATATCCGGAACTGACCAAACAGGGAATCCCGCCGACAGGAACAGAAAATCACGGCGGTCCCATCGTCACGGCTGGCGGCTTACTTTTTATCGCAGCGACTTACGATGAGAAACTCAGAGCATTTGATACGAAAACCGGAAAGGTTGTGTGGGAGTACAAATTACCAGCCGGAGGTTTTGCCACACCGATCACTTATATGGTGAATGGGAAGCAGTACATTGCCATCGCAGCGGGCGGGGCGCGTTACGGGTTGAAAGCGGGTGGGACGTATGTGGCGTTTGCGCTGCCGTGA
- a CDS encoding GNAT family N-acetyltransferase, whose product MIQLLRTTSEHPDFSALVKSLDAYLAVTDGDEHAFYNQYNKIDMIKHVVLAYENDIAIGCGAIKAFGDDAMEVKRMFVAEAGRNKGIASTLLKELEHWAAELGFKRCVLETGKRQAEAIALYKKNGYQVTENYGQYIGVANSVCFEKVLA is encoded by the coding sequence ATGATTCAACTTTTAAGAACAACTTCCGAACATCCTGATTTCAGTGCACTTGTGAAATCACTGGATGCATATTTAGCTGTAACAGATGGCGATGAGCATGCTTTTTACAATCAATACAACAAAATTGATATGATCAAGCATGTCGTTTTGGCTTACGAAAATGACATTGCAATCGGCTGCGGCGCGATTAAGGCTTTTGGAGATGATGCAATGGAAGTGAAACGGATGTTTGTTGCAGAGGCTGGCCGAAATAAGGGAATTGCATCCACATTATTAAAGGAACTGGAACATTGGGCCGCCGAACTCGGTTTCAAACGCTGCGTGCTGGAAACCGGCAAACGCCAGGCAGAAGCCATCGCGCTTTATAAAAAGAACGGTTACCAGGTTACCGAAAATTACGGACAGTATATAGGTGTTGCGAATAGCGTTTGTTTTGAGAAAGTGCTTGCTTAA
- a CDS encoding bifunctional 4-hydroxy-2-oxoglutarate aldolase/2-dehydro-3-deoxy-phosphogluconate aldolase → MSERTFSWELFNKAPLVGIIRNISPDDVQKILPVYKEAGLTTIEITMNTPGAAEMIRLALETEGEGLNIGAGTVCTKDDLEIALEAGAQFIVTPIINKKVIKSCVKKKVPIFPGAFTPTEIYNAWTLGATMVKIYPATSLGPEYIKDLKAPMNQLKLLPTGGVGLENMAAFLKAGANGLGVGGQLFDKKLIQEQNWDGLKAHFLQFKSKLAL, encoded by the coding sequence ATGAGTGAGCGTACATTTTCCTGGGAACTGTTTAATAAAGCGCCTCTGGTGGGCATTATCCGCAATATTTCACCTGACGATGTGCAAAAAATCCTGCCCGTTTATAAGGAAGCAGGACTGACAACCATTGAAATCACGATGAACACGCCTGGGGCTGCCGAAATGATCCGCCTGGCCCTGGAAACAGAAGGCGAGGGGTTGAATATCGGTGCTGGGACCGTGTGCACAAAAGATGATCTGGAAATTGCACTGGAAGCTGGCGCTCAGTTCATTGTAACACCCATCATTAATAAAAAAGTGATCAAATCCTGCGTCAAGAAGAAGGTGCCCATTTTTCCCGGCGCGTTCACACCAACTGAAATTTACAATGCCTGGACGCTAGGCGCAACGATGGTGAAAATATATCCTGCAACCTCGCTCGGCCCGGAATATATCAAAGACCTTAAAGCCCCCATGAACCAGCTCAAACTGCTCCCAACTGGCGGCGTTGGCTTAGAAAACATGGCCGCTTTCCTGAAAGCCGGGGCCAATGGTCTTGGAGTAGGAGGGCAGTTATTTGACAAAAAACTGATTCAGGAACAAAATTGGGACGGCCTGAAAGCACATTTTCTTCAATTCAAAAGCAAACTCGCTTTGTAA
- a CDS encoding DUF433 domain-containing protein — protein MNKEFKIMRFGQVSIDPEIMSGAAVFAGTRVPIKNLFDYIEGGEPLSEFLDDFPSVTKEAALTVLEMAKKTLTTEKVLHENFA, from the coding sequence ATGAACAAAGAATTTAAAATCATGCGATTCGGACAAGTGAGTATCGACCCGGAAATAATGAGTGGAGCGGCAGTCTTTGCTGGAACGCGCGTTCCAATTAAAAACCTTTTTGATTACATTGAAGGTGGAGAACCACTTTCAGAATTCCTTGATGACTTCCCATCTGTTACAAAAGAAGCTGCATTGACTGTTTTGGAAATGGCAAAAAAAACTTTGACGACTGAAAAAGTGTTGCATGAAAATTTTGCTTGA